The following proteins are encoded in a genomic region of Streptococcus sp. 29892:
- a CDS encoding MATE family efflux transporter — MNKHTKELLRIALPAMAENILQMLMGMVDSYLVASIGLVALSGVSLANNILAVYQAIFIALAAAISARLAQILGQGKFEKVGHTANEGLKITACISLLLGGLAVLTGPHLLTSLGAEVAVAQAGGLYLMLVGGGILFLGLMMSLGAILRTLGQPKFPMYISLLSNLLNVLFSAFAVFVLHAGVAGVALGTVLSRLVGCFLLWAKLALPLEKWNWSWDRELIRLALPTTGERLMMRAGDVVVVALITGLGTTVVAGNAIGETLTQFNYMPAMGIATATIILTAKHRQNQSAVEDIFKRSFFLSLLFMLLVAVTTYLSGPLLIGLYSKEPQVVQASQTVLLYSMLGVPFTASTLVLTALWQGLGNVKLPFYATSLGMWVVRIGLAYLLIGVFHLGLQAIWIATIADNAFRAGFLYCTYMRKR, encoded by the coding sequence ATGAACAAGCATACAAAAGAATTACTAAGGATTGCCTTGCCTGCCATGGCTGAAAATATTCTCCAAATGTTGATGGGAATGGTAGATTCTTACTTAGTGGCTAGTATCGGCCTTGTAGCCCTGTCGGGAGTATCTCTGGCCAACAATATATTGGCAGTTTATCAGGCAATTTTTATCGCTTTAGCCGCGGCCATCTCAGCTCGTCTGGCTCAGATTTTGGGTCAAGGGAAGTTTGAAAAGGTGGGCCATACTGCTAATGAGGGCTTAAAAATAACAGCTTGTATCAGTCTGCTGCTGGGAGGACTGGCTGTGCTTACGGGGCCACATTTGCTGACAAGTTTGGGAGCTGAAGTGGCTGTTGCACAAGCGGGAGGCCTCTATCTGATGTTGGTTGGTGGCGGAATTCTCTTTCTCGGATTGATGATGAGTTTAGGTGCGATCTTACGAACCTTGGGTCAACCAAAATTCCCCATGTATATCAGTCTTCTGTCTAATCTGTTGAATGTTCTTTTTTCGGCTTTTGCGGTCTTCGTTCTCCATGCTGGCGTGGCTGGAGTTGCTCTTGGAACAGTCTTGTCACGGCTGGTAGGTTGTTTTCTGCTGTGGGCAAAGCTTGCCCTTCCTTTAGAGAAATGGAACTGGTCTTGGGATAGGGAGCTCATCCGACTTGCCTTACCAACGACTGGGGAGCGCTTGATGATGCGGGCTGGAGATGTGGTTGTTGTCGCTTTGATTACTGGTTTAGGTACAACAGTTGTAGCTGGTAATGCCATTGGAGAAACGCTAACCCAGTTTAACTATATGCCAGCCATGGGAATCGCAACGGCAACCATTATCTTGACAGCCAAGCATAGGCAGAATCAGTCTGCGGTAGAGGACATCTTCAAAAGGAGTTTCTTTCTTTCACTCCTCTTTATGCTACTGGTAGCTGTTACAACCTATTTATCTGGTCCACTTTTAATCGGTTTGTATTCAAAAGAACCACAGGTTGTTCAGGCCAGCCAGACAGTTTTGCTCTATTCCATGTTAGGAGTTCCCTTTACGGCTTCTACTCTTGTTTTAACTGCCTTGTGGCAAGGTCTGGGTAATGTCAAGCTACCATTTTATGCGACCAGTCTAGGTATGTGGGTAGTCCGAATCGGTCTTGCCTATCTACTTATTGGAGTATTTCATCTAGGATTACAGGCTATTTGGATAGCAACCATAGCAGATAATGCCTTTCGTGCAGGATTTTTGTATTGTACTTATATGAGGAAGAGGTAG
- a CDS encoding PD-(D/E)XK nuclease family protein, giving the protein MLKKKSVLEFVQCVEAIYDSTPELQDRVALMLQDEETPNFWNIIEYGDTLDNNGKSAHETRYSRVLKWLLDPHASHKLGYLFLNKLLSKKGIDTTGLLSETDKVECFNEYKNIDVYYYNKDKQFQVAIEVKQYSSEIIYGKDNKKENIVAGESQLTKYSRILAEREGKAYKFFLTPTGIDPIHDELNDSKSWSALSYEDIIEIVEEMKDESQSGDFIKIANDFVHDFKKTISTVKFTEGAKITLQKKIANIEAELKSYFPANHSEKEYEMAEELQGHLLNLKYHERRKLEVILECINTYRTIQQHVANEAVQKVVVRLAEEFTGVALQPDEFAPIKAEFLRSDSIFKYVHRTRGKGQGLYFLEEKTKNSSSKKDVYVYCSGDTYGVFFNDGLHAKYNGDTNAIEHYNFNYEDLSHENKKQLKNKKIALDFLEEQFDFYIKEINESLIYFTKRYQDRKNGKI; this is encoded by the coding sequence ATGTTAAAAAAGAAATCAGTCCTAGAATTTGTTCAATGTGTAGAAGCTATTTACGATAGCACACCAGAGCTACAAGATCGTGTTGCGCTTATGCTCCAAGATGAGGAGACCCCTAATTTTTGGAACATTATCGAATATGGTGATACGTTGGATAATAATGGAAAAAGTGCTCACGAGACAAGGTACTCGAGGGTTTTGAAATGGTTGCTTGACCCTCATGCCAGCCACAAATTAGGTTACTTATTTTTGAATAAACTATTGTCTAAAAAAGGGATTGATACAACTGGATTGCTATCAGAGACAGATAAGGTGGAATGTTTCAACGAGTATAAGAATATTGATGTTTATTACTACAATAAAGATAAACAGTTTCAAGTAGCGATTGAAGTGAAGCAGTATAGTTCAGAAATCATTTATGGAAAAGACAATAAAAAAGAAAATATTGTCGCAGGAGAATCTCAATTAACAAAGTATTCGAGAATTTTGGCAGAAAGAGAAGGGAAGGCGTATAAATTCTTCCTGACACCAACTGGTATCGACCCCATCCATGATGAGTTGAATGATAGCAAATCGTGGTCTGCTCTTTCCTATGAAGATATTATTGAGATTGTTGAGGAAATGAAGGATGAGAGCCAATCGGGTGATTTTATCAAGATTGCGAATGACTTTGTTCATGATTTTAAAAAGACGATTTCCACAGTGAAGTTTACTGAAGGAGCCAAAATTACCTTACAGAAAAAAATTGCGAACATTGAAGCAGAGTTGAAATCTTATTTTCCGGCTAACCATTCTGAAAAAGAATATGAAATGGCTGAAGAGCTGCAAGGCCATCTGCTGAATCTTAAGTATCATGAACGGAGAAAACTGGAGGTTATATTGGAGTGCATCAATACATATAGAACAATCCAACAACACGTGGCCAATGAAGCGGTACAGAAAGTTGTTGTTCGCCTCGCTGAAGAATTTACCGGGGTAGCCTTGCAACCAGATGAATTTGCCCCAATAAAAGCAGAATTTTTGCGTTCAGACTCTATCTTTAAATATGTTCATCGAACAAGAGGGAAGGGGCAAGGTCTCTATTTCTTGGAAGAGAAAACAAAAAATTCAAGCAGCAAAAAGGATGTCTATGTCTACTGTTCAGGTGATACCTATGGAGTATTTTTCAATGATGGTTTGCACGCGAAATATAATGGCGATACAAATGCTATAGAACATTACAATTTTAATTATGAAGACTTGTCTCATGAAAATAAAAAACAGCTGAAGAATAAAAAAATAGCCCTCGACTTTTTGGAAGAACAATTTGATTTTTACATTAAGGAAATTAACGAGAGCTTGATCTATTTTACAAAACGTTACCAGGACAGAAAAAATGGTAAGATTTAG
- a CDS encoding helix-turn-helix transcriptional regulator, with protein sequence MGEAERKLLLFLRLLTGEKLQEKDVAVEYDVEIVTIRRDFNFFKNFFECNIVFSGSLLQNDKKEWYFEKRFGINKQQCLVISKILLENRAFNSKENNQLLDALFMSLNDWEKKEVNHIIASEKLNYAPLSDQQDKINKIWEFSEFIRTEQVIDFTYKGAGDKEAHSYSALFVSLYYDAHYFYLKAYNSDWDQYRDFRLDRLLEWKLSSISKPKIDFRNKFRDGDVRNYKVDAFNGDKIQLRVLYTATPSVILDKFPTAKVEKETDEGIEFRIETQNTFGLKRYLISQLDYLKVLSPAYLVDDIKKTLHKMIKNYD encoded by the coding sequence ATGGGAGAAGCGGAACGGAAATTGCTCTTGTTTTTGCGCCTGTTAACTGGTGAAAAATTACAAGAAAAAGATGTCGCTGTTGAATACGATGTAGAGATTGTTACTATTCGTCGTGATTTTAACTTTTTCAAAAATTTTTTTGAGTGCAATATTGTATTTTCTGGTAGCCTACTTCAAAACGATAAGAAGGAATGGTACTTTGAGAAACGTTTTGGAATAAACAAGCAGCAGTGTTTAGTGATTTCAAAGATCCTCTTAGAGAATAGAGCTTTTAATAGTAAGGAAAACAATCAGTTGCTGGATGCCCTGTTTATGTCATTGAATGACTGGGAAAAGAAGGAAGTCAATCACATTATCGCATCGGAAAAACTGAACTATGCTCCCCTATCGGATCAACAGGATAAGATCAATAAAATTTGGGAATTCTCGGAATTTATTCGGACTGAACAAGTTATTGATTTTACATATAAAGGAGCTGGAGATAAGGAAGCCCATTCTTATAGCGCCTTATTTGTTTCCTTGTATTATGATGCACATTATTTCTATCTAAAGGCCTACAACTCTGATTGGGATCAGTATCGTGATTTTCGTTTAGACAGACTGTTAGAGTGGAAGCTATCCTCGATTAGTAAGCCGAAAATTGACTTCCGGAATAAGTTTCGTGACGGTGATGTCAGAAACTATAAGGTGGATGCCTTTAATGGTGACAAGATACAACTCAGAGTTCTATATACAGCAACACCTTCCGTCATTTTAGACAAGTTTCCGACAGCTAAAGTCGAAAAAGAAACAGATGAGGGTATTGAATTTCGAATTGAGACCCAAAATACTTTTGGCTTAAAACGGTATCTTATCAGCCAATTAGACTATTTGAAAGTCTTGTCTCCAGCTTATTTAGTGGATGATATAAAAAAAACGCTACATAAAATGATAAAAAATTATGATTAG
- a CDS encoding ABC transporter ATP-binding protein, producing the protein MLCQFSSSGPAVTVKGLELHYPGSDKPALAISDLTIPTGQCIVLCGQSGSGKSSFLKVLNGLVPEYYPAQLSGQVYLGDKELRGRSLEDLSHHVASVFQQPSTQFFQNQVLQELVFPCENQGLSKEEIAQRLAWVNNLFDLEPLYERKISSLSGGQQQVLALAVAAMQGTDLLVLDEPTANLDQQGVVRVQEVLQLLKKQGKTIIIAEHRLSYLSHLADRYLYFQDGQLVTDYLAADFLGRTEECRQDMGLRCYDAAPYGRAIAERASQFTDDEQGLLVENLSVSPSESLLYQVEKLCLAPGHVVGLVGPNGSGKTSLANYLVGLAEDKKASIAWYGKKLTARQRLEKTALVMQDVRLQLFAETVRRELTLGQKDKQLDEELISRFRLEDLLDRHPVSLSGGEQQRVMMVASLLADKDIFIFDEPTSGLDLRQMKAVARALLDLKEKNKLVLLISHDEELLDLVCDKIIDIKQLR; encoded by the coding sequence AGCTGTGACGGTAAAAGGGTTGGAATTGCACTATCCCGGATCTGACAAACCAGCCCTTGCTATTTCAGATTTAACCATCCCAACCGGGCAATGTATCGTTCTTTGCGGTCAGAGCGGTTCGGGAAAATCCAGTTTTCTCAAAGTTTTGAATGGCCTGGTTCCCGAATATTATCCAGCCCAACTCTCAGGTCAGGTCTATCTAGGTGACAAGGAGTTGAGAGGGAGGAGTTTAGAAGATTTGTCCCATCATGTTGCTTCTGTTTTTCAGCAACCTTCTACTCAATTCTTTCAAAATCAAGTCTTGCAGGAACTGGTATTTCCCTGTGAAAACCAAGGCTTATCTAAGGAAGAAATAGCTCAGCGTTTGGCTTGGGTCAATAACTTGTTTGACTTAGAGCCCCTGTATGAACGAAAGATTTCCAGCCTATCTGGTGGGCAGCAACAGGTTCTGGCTTTGGCTGTTGCAGCCATGCAGGGAACAGATCTTCTAGTTCTGGATGAGCCGACAGCTAATTTGGATCAGCAAGGTGTGGTAAGAGTTCAAGAAGTCTTGCAGCTCTTGAAAAAACAGGGAAAGACCATTATTATTGCGGAACACCGCTTGTCCTATCTCAGTCACTTGGCGGATCGCTACCTCTATTTTCAAGACGGACAGTTGGTGACGGACTATTTGGCAGCGGACTTTCTCGGCCGAACAGAGGAGTGCCGTCAGGATATGGGCTTGCGGTGTTATGACGCAGCGCCTTATGGGCGGGCAATAGCAGAGCGGGCCAGTCAGTTTACAGATGATGAGCAAGGCTTGCTTGTTGAGAATTTGTCAGTCAGCCCGTCAGAGAGTTTGCTTTACCAGGTTGAAAAGCTCTGTTTGGCACCGGGTCATGTGGTTGGTCTTGTGGGACCAAATGGGTCTGGAAAAACGAGTCTGGCCAACTATCTGGTTGGACTGGCAGAAGACAAGAAGGCCAGCATTGCTTGGTATGGGAAAAAACTCACGGCACGTCAACGCCTGGAAAAAACTGCCCTTGTCATGCAGGATGTCCGCCTACAGCTCTTTGCAGAAACAGTCCGCAGGGAATTGACGCTGGGGCAAAAAGACAAGCAGCTTGATGAGGAGCTAATCAGCCGTTTTCGCTTGGAAGACTTGCTGGACAGGCATCCAGTCAGTTTGTCAGGTGGTGAGCAGCAACGTGTGATGATGGTAGCTAGCTTATTGGCGGACAAGGATATTTTTATCTTTGATGAGCCAACTAGCGGTTTGGATCTGCGACAGATGAAAGCAGTCGCCAGGGCCCTGCTTGATTTAAAAGAGAAAAACAAGTTGGTTCTGTTGATTTCTCATGATGAAGAACTCTTAGACTTGGTTTGTGATAAAATAATAGATATTAAACAATTAAGATGA